A segment of the Methanofollis fontis genome:
GCAAACGCCATCAACGAAATGGCCAGCAAGAGTGGCGTCAGGGTGGAGATCGATGAAGAGGCCCTCCCGATCCGGCGGAGCGTCCGGAGCGCTGCGGCCATGCTCGGCATCGATCCCCTTGAGGTGGCGAACGAGGGGAAGGCGATCATGGGCGTGGCGCCCGACGACGCCGAAGCCGTTCTCCAGGCCCTCCGCTCGCACCCATACGGCCGGGACGCTGCCATCATCGGCCGCGTAACCGAGGGGAAAAACGTCGTGATGAGGACGTCCATCGGCGGCGAACGCTTCATCGAACCCCCTGTCGGCGACCCGGTGCCCCGGGTCTGCTGATCCCTTTTTTGCCTTCCGCTCCGAGAGAGTGATCTGATGAGCGATCCTGCAGAGTGTGTGATCCGGAACGCCGTCCTCCCCTCCGGGCGAGTGGCCGACCTTGTGCTGGGAGGCGGGCGACTCCTCCATATCGGTGCCGGGGTACGTGCAGACGAGACGATCGACGCATCCGGCCTCATCTGTGTTCCGGGAGCGGTGGACATGCACACCCATCTCCGCGGCGGTCCGCAACGCGCCAAGGAGGACTGGAAGAGCGGGACGATGAGCGCCCTCTTCGGGGGGGTGACGGTCGTCGTGGACCAGCCGAACACCGTCCCGCCGCTGGTCGATCCTGCTGCATTCGCCGCACGGGTTGCCGAGGCCCGTGAGAATGCCCTCTGTGCCTTCGGCGTGAACGGGGGTGTGGTGGCCGGGGCCGATCTCCCGGCCCTCTGGCGGGCCGGCGCCCTTGCCTTCGGGGAGATCTTCGCGGGGCCATCGAGTTACGGCGCCGCCGTCCCCCTGCCGGTGCTTGCAGAGTCGTTCACCGCCATCCAGGGGCTCGGCGCCCTTGCCACCATCCATGCCGAGGACCCCCTTCCCGGTGCACCTGAGGATCTCCGGGACCACGACCGTCTCAGGCCCGCGGCAACCGAGGCGGCGGCGGTGCAGGATGTCTGCACCATCACCCCTCCTGGTCTATCTATCCACTTCTGCCATATGAGCACGGCCGCGGCGGTGGATGCCGCCTGCGGAAGCGTCGAGGTCACCCCGCACCATCTCTTTCTCTCACTCGAGGGTTTTGAGGCCGACGACACCCATGCCCGGATGAACCCGCCCCTCAGGTCGGAAATCGAGAGAAAAGGTCTCTGGAGTCGCTGGGAGAGGATCGATGCGGTGGCGTCGGATCACGCTCCCCACACGGCGGCAGAAAAGGCGGTGACCTTTGCCGATGCGCCCTCCGGTGTTCCCGGCGTCGAGACGATGGTCCCCCTGCTGATGGCGGCGGTGCTCGGGAAGCGGATCTCCCTCTCCTCCCTGATCCAGAAAACGGCGCTGAACCCTGCCCGCATCCTGGGCATCATTCCCGCCGGGTTCACCCCGGGAGAGCGGGCTGATTTTGCCTTCTATCCCCGCCGCACAGAGAGGATCGAGCCCGACCACCTCCATACGAAGTGCGAATGGACCCCCTTTGAAGGAATGGAGGCGTCATTCCCCCAATATGTGGTGATGGAAGGGCGATGCACCGTCCGGAATGGCGACCTCCTGCCGACCAGAGGGCGCTGGATCCCTGGCGGCGGTTATATCGGGACCGCCGACAGGTGAGTGTACCGGTCCAACATTTTTTATCTCTCCTGCGTCGATATATTGGGTGCCGACACATGCACATCCATAGGTCCCCGGGCAATCGATTGGCAGAGCCTGGATATGAGCTTCGGGACAACCCGGATGTGCGACAGGCGCGCCCGGCGCGAGGGTTAAAACCCGGGAGGAACGGCGCAACGCCACCGATGACTGTAGGTTGTTAGCGCCGGGCGACATGGTGATCAGATGACTGTTTTTACCGATGCCATTTCCGGTTCCGACGATCACGCCGTGATCGCCCTCGATGTCTCCGCAGGCGCGAAAAAAGAGCGTTTTCCTGCAGGATACAATGAATGGAGAAAGGCGATCGTCTGTCATGTCTCCGCCCCTGCGGTCGGCGGTAAGGCGAACCGTGCGATCATCGCCTGTGTCGCCGATGCCCTCGGTGTCCGCACCTCTGCCGTCAGCATTCTCTCTGGCGCCACCTCCACACAGAAGAGGGTTGAAGTCCGGGGAATTTCCCGCGATTCTGTCGCCCAGATCCTGAAAAATCTTTTATCCTGACGTTTTTCGTCCCCATGCTCCGGGCGAATATTCTCGCGGCGTGATATATAAGTAGTTTGTAATGATATCCATACGTGTTATCTATGGTCTGTCATAGCATTCATCGTATGACACATCCTGGAGGCTTCACATGTACTCATCTGATACGACAAAGTATCTCATTCACATTAATCTACATGCCGAGGGGGTGGTCGAGAAACCTGATGTAGTCGGGGCCATATTTGGCCAGACTGAAGGGTTGCTCGGCGAAGACCTCGACCTGCGCGATCTCCAGCGGACCGGGCGGGTCGGCAGGATTGACGTTCATATTACCAGCAGGAAAGGAGAAACCCGCGGAGAGATCCTGATCTCGTCCTCCCTCGACCGGGCGGAAACGGCGGTCCTCGCCGCATCCCTGGAGACAATCGACCGTGTGGGGCCGTGCATCGCCCATGCAACGGTGGAGCGGATCGAGGACATCAGGGTCACGAAACGGAAGAAGATCGTGAACCGGGCGAAGGAGCTGCTGCTCACCCATTTTGACGAGACCTCCATTGATTCCACCGAACTTCTCGACGACGTCAGGGAATCGATGCGCATCGAGAAGATCGGTGTGCTCGGGGACGAGCGTGTCCCTGCCGGCCCGAATGTCCTGGACTCGGATGCGATCATCGTCGTTGAAGGGCGGGCGGACGTGATCAACCTCCTGCGTTACGGCATCAAGAATGCCGTGGCCGTGGAGGGCACAAAGGTGCCTGCTGTGATCACAAAACTCTGTGAGATCAAGACCGCTACGGCATTTCTGGACGGTGACCGGGGTGGTGACCTGATCCTCCGCGAACTCCTGCAGGTGGCCGATATCGACTATGTCGCCTTCTGCCCCCGCGGCAAGAGTGTCGAGGAGATCACCAGAAAGGAGATCATCAAGTCGCTCAGGAACAAGGTGCCGGTGGAATATCTCAAGGACCAGTTGATCGAGGAGGAGGAGAAACCCTCCCATGAACCTCAGATACCGGTACAGGAGACGGATGTGATCGTTAGCGAGACCAATGGCGGGCAAAAGGATGTCGCCGTCTCAGATCGTCCTGCCTCTCCGGAGATGACACTTGAAAAACAGATGCAGGAGGTCGAGGGCAGGCATGTGGCCCGATTTCTCACGTCCGATTATGCGCTTATCGGTGAGGTGAACGCCGAAGAGGTGGAGCAGGCGATCGAACGGATCGATGGAGATGCTGCCGGTGTTGTCATCGATAGAACGGTGGATCAGAAGCTGATCGACACCTTTCTCTTAAAAGGGGTTGAATTCGTCGGTGCTCCGGAGTTCAAGGACATTGTCAAGAGACCCCTATCGCTGCGCCTCATGAAGATCCGGAAAGGCGAGAACTGAGGAAATATATATATAATAAAATTTCCTATTTTTCTTTCCGGGTCTGGACATGCATAAAGAAGAACTGATAACATTGCATCAGATCCTTGTCGAGATCAAGGATTATTTTGAGATGATGAACCCTGAGTTGAAATTTCCGCAGTACTATGCTCTCAAGATCAACCCATCACAGATCCACAAGAGCAAACTTGAACACAAACACGCCATTTTTGTCCTGGGTCAGGAACTGGCCAATGCCATGAAGGATATTGAGTTCACCGGTTCGGCCAGAATCTCTGCCCGTATGAAGGATCTCGCCGAAAGGACCGAGAAGGAACTGGAACGCAATATTGAGTAAAGGGGTGCGGGACAGATTCCCGCGAGATTTTTTTATCTCCTTGACTCCCGCTCTTTTTCGAGGAGGTATTCTGCCATCAGGCGGGGGATCGGTGCGGACATGCAGTGCCAGTTCGGTGTCCCGTTCACCTCAATAGCCGTATAACTCCCGTTCTGCGGCAGAAGGTCCACCCCGCAGTAATGAGCGCCGACCGCCCCGGCAGCACCGCCGGCGATCTCCTGCATCAGGGGGTCCACCTCAACAGGGGTGCCTGTTCCGCCCTGATGGATGTTATGGGTGAGATGCGGTGACTGGCGGCAGATCGCGCCCACACCCTTTCCTTCGATGACAAAGACCCGGAAGTCCCGGTCGTTGGGGACATACTCCTGAAGATAATATGGCGGTGCCCCGAGGTCTGCCAGGGAGTCGACCAGGCGGACATCGATGCCGTCATAGCCATAGACCGGTTTTGAGACCACTCTGCCGTGTCGGGCAAAAAAATCGGCTGCCAGGTCAAGGGATGCTGTAAAAAGCGTTTCTGGAGAGGGTATGCCCGCCCTGAGGAGCAGCGCCGTGGTCTTCACCTTCGAGGCGCAGGTGGCGATGGCATCCGGCGGGTTGACCACATCATTCTCTATCGAGAGGATGTCCAGACATTCGAACTGGTGGATGTCCTGTTTCATGCCGCAGACCCAGATGACGTCCCCCGAGAGGTCGGATGCAAGGGGATCGATTCGATCGAGGTCAAGGAGAGAATACGAGGCGCCTGCACGTTCCAGTTCTCGGATCACAGCGCCGGTTGAGTTGTCGTCAGGGGTGTCGGTGGGTTTTGGTACGATCCGGATCATGATATCTTCCTGCCGGCGGGGCGGCGGTATGTATGGTCAGTACTGGTGTATTTGGAGGCTTTCCGGCATGAAGGTATCTGTTTTCACTCCTCAATCTCGGACAGACCCGCCTCTGCTTTCTCGACCATCACCTGTATGGCGATAGTTTTTGCCATGGCCGCCTGGACGTGACCGTCGCCGAGGTCGCTCTTTGCTTCATGATAGAGTGTTTCGGCACGCAATGCCCTTCTCTCAGGGGTCGATACATCCTTACCCCGGCTTCTGAGGTGCTCGATCTCCTCCTGCACCGAGAGGAGTTCCAGATGGATATCGGAAAGGGTGATCCTGATGAGGTCTTCAGATTGCGGCTCCTGCACCTGCCCGTCGGAGAGTGCCTTCATCTCGTCGTCGATATCGGTCACATTCTCCTCGATGAGCATGGCAAGAGGTGTTTTTCTGGCAGGCGAATTGCGTTCGTCCGGTGAATAAATGATCTGGATGTCCGGTCCGGAGCGGATCACCCGGAGAATGCCATATTCACTCCCGCGTCTGATTCGCATCGAACCCCGGAAGCGGGGATCATCAGGACTGATCTCTGCCCCTGTACCGGTGAGGTCGTCCACAAGGTGATTGAGAAATGCCGAGTAGCCGGTTGCATGGCTCCTGGCAAAATATACGTGTTGTATACACATCCCCCGTTACAACAGATACCTCAGCCGAGATAAGCGTTTTGTTAGTGGACCCTTACCGGGCGTATTCAGGTAGATGGAGGGGTTATGAGTTCTGAACCCATCAATACTGTTTTATCTCCGCCTGCCGATATGCCCGCATGCGATATATCCCCGGCGGTGCCGGTCTGCTCCGTCCTGATGAGGTGAATGCCGAGATCGAGAGGGTGTTCAGGGAGTACGGTGAGGGAAGAGTCCAGATGCCCCCGAAGATCTATGTGACCTTTGAGCAGGGCGATTTCAGGACGATGCCCGCCTATCTGCCGGGTATGGGGATCGCCGGTGTAAAAATCGTGAACGTCCACCCTGAAAACCCCTCCCGTGGTCTCCCGACGGTGATGGCACTGACGGTGATCCTGGATCCTGAGACCGGGGTGCCGCAGGCGGTCCTGAACGCCACGGAGCTCACCGATATGAGGACCGGTGCAGCGGGCGCCGTTGCCGCCCGCCACCTCTCCCCCCGACAGGAGGTTGTGCTGGGTGTCGTTGGCAGCGGGCGTCAGGCACTTGCCCAGGTGAACGCCATCAGAGAGGTGCTCGAGATCCAGGAGGTGCGTGTGTGGAGCCGGACAGACGCCAATGCCAGGCGTTTCTGCCGGCAGATCCCCGATATACCCTCATCGGCAGGTTCGGTCAAGCATGCCTGCGACGCAGACGTGATCGTGACCACCACACCTTCCCGAACGCCTGTAGTCCGTTCGGAGTGGGTCAATGAGGGGACGCATATCAATGCCATCGGTGCCGATGCACCCGGAAAACAGGAACTCGATCCCGCTCTTCTCCTCCGTTCGAGTGTGTTTGTCGATGATCTCGAACAGGCGCTCCATTCCGGCGAGATCAATGTGCCGATCGCGCAGGGGATCTTTTCGGCCGACCGGATCGCCGGAACACTCGGGGATATCGTCTGCGGCCGCAAAAAAAGGACAAGTAATGATGAAATTACGATTTTCGACTCGACCGGGCTTGCAATACAGGACCTTGCAATCGCTTCCCTGGTGATGGCAAAGGGAGACGGGATCGATCTCCCCTTCCCGTGATCCGCCTATTCCTTTGCAAACTTTTTCCAGACCTCTTCACGGTAGACCGGGCCTGAATTATAGGTGCAGAAGGGGATCATCCTGCCGTCCGGCGTTGCATAATGTATGCAGCAGCGCTGCACACGGGAGAGGTCGTAGTTGTAGTTGTCCATGAAATGCATGGTGCCGATGAAGAGCGCATTCCAGTGGAACTCGCGGAGTGCGTCGAAGTTCTGGGAGATCAGGGTCTTTCCAAGGAGTTTCCAGAAGCGTGCAGTTTCCGAGTGTTCGCCTCCCGTCGCCGACACTCCCATGTCCTTCACCCCTTCCAGCAGGGCCCGGTACTTGTTGATCTTGCCGCCACCCTTCAATTTCTCGGTCATCTTCTCGATCGCCTCGAAGAAACCGTCGACATTGACCATCTCGTTGATCGGCACCAGTCCGTCCTCGGTGACGAATACATAGGTTGCCGCCCCGCAGTGCTGGTGAGTGGTGAAACGGACGACCGGTTTGCCGGTATAGGTCTCAACCAGGTCGGATATGGGCATGACGCATGGGACCGGATAAAAATGGCTCTTTTTTATGATCCCGCCGGTCTGCTCCTCCATACGGTCTGCGAGATCTGGGATGGTGATCCGTTCCCGCTTGATATCGTCCTCTGAGGCAGCACCGGTGAACGCCACCGGTTGAAAGTTGACGCCCCTGACCACGCTGATATGTTTGGCAGCGAATTTCAGGATTGCACCCAGTTCAGAATCGTTCCTGCCGTTGATGACGGTCGGCACCAGCACGACGCCGAGTCCCACCTTTTCGCAGTTCTCCACCGCTTTCAGGCTGGTCGGGAGAATATGGTTTGTTTCGGGCGTGACGCCATCGAAGTGAAGATAGAGGGTGCTCAGTCCGGCTTCCTTGAGTTTTCTGACAAATTCAACGTCCTTTGCAAGTTTGATCCCGTTGGAAGCCATCTGAACCTGTGAAAAACCGAGTTCCTTTGCCTTCCTGATTATTTCGAGGAGATCTTTATGGAGAGTCGGTTCTCCGCCGGAAAACTGGACTGCCGGGGGTGGAACAGGCTTTTCGTCCCTGAGCATCGTCATCATCCCGACGACCTCCTCAAAGGTGGGTTCATAGACAAATCCACATGCCCGTGCATTCGCAAAACAGAAGTCGCAGTTGAGGTTGCAGCGGTTTGTCAGGTCGATATTTGCAAGAAGCGTGCCGGACCGGTGATTGGAGCAGAGACCGCATGCACCTGGGCACTCATCGGCTCCTGACACCTGCCGGGGGTTGATAATGCCGGAACCTATCTTCTCATATGTATCGAAACGCCTGTACATCTCCACATCTGACCAGTAGAGGTTCTTTGCATACCCGTGCTCCGGGCATGTGCGGCCGATCCAGACTTTACCGTCCTCCTCAAATATCTCGGCATCGAGAACTTTTCTACAGACTGGGCAAAGACTCTTGGTATTTTTTAGAAGCATGTCTCATTCACCGGCATCTCTTTACTATAGCGTTTCAAATAGTAGTACCCTGACGGTTCAGGTCACAACACACACTGTTTACTCGATGAAAATTTAACTTTACGGAAGATTAGGGGCGATTCATATTATTAGTATCGTTTCGATTATATCTGCGCTTGTTGCGGCAATCTGGTTGATGATGCCGGCCTATGTGCCCAATTCGGCAGCAGCAGCGCTTGGTGGTGGAACACCTGTTGATTTCGGGCGCAGATGGAGCGATGGACGAAGAATCCTGGGTGACGGGAAAACATGGCGGGGTTTTGCCCTGGGTGTGGCGGCAGGTGTTGGTGTTGGTCTGGTCGAAATCTGGGCACAGACGGCATTCAACCTCTCATCTCTCCCCGAGCATACGGTACTGACGGTTTTTCTGTTTGCTGCCGGAGCATTGCTGGGTGACATGGTGAAGAGCTTTTTCAAGCGGAGGTTCGGCAAGGAGCGGGGAGAAGAATGGTTGATTGCCGACCAATATGATTTTGTCATCGGGGCCTTTGTGCTCACCGCCATCTTCCAGTGGACCTGGCTTGCGGAAAACCTCGACCTGATGGTCCTCATCTGGATCCTGGTCCTCACCCCGCTTCTCCACAGGCTGGCAAATATTATTGGTTATCTTGCAGGAGTGAAGGACGTACCATGGTAATCACAGTTGCAGAGGCGCTCAAAAGCCACGGGGCAATTGAGTTCGGGGACTTTGTGCTTGCATCAGGAGCGCGTTCATCGTACTATCTGGACATCAAGACGGCGATCACCGATCCCGCTCTGCTCCGGATGATCTCCGTTGCATTTGCACAGAAATTTTCCTTTGACGTGGTTGCAGGGGTGGCGGTCGGCGCTGTCCCCCTTGCCGTAGGAGTTTCTCTCGCATCGGAAAAACCCTATGCCATCATCAGAAAAGAGGAAAAAACCCACGGGAAGAGTGGTGTTGTGATCGGCGACGTGCAGGGGAAACGGGTTCTTCTTGTCGAGGATGTCACCACCTCCGGCGGATCGGCACTCTACGGGGCACGCGTGCTGAAGGAGGCCGGGGCGACGGTTGTGGCCGTGGCTCCGGTCGTTGACCGGGAGAGCGGCGCGACAGAGGCCTTTGCACGGGAAGGGATTGACCTCCGACCGTTGACGACCATCTCAGAGATAATGGGCCTGTAAAGGATTTATTTAGGGGAGGCATATAATTATGGACATGAAGATTCTTGTTGTGGGTGGAGGAGGTCGGGAACACGCCATAGCCCGTGCCCTTTCCTGCAACAGTGATGTTGCACTGTTCTCTGTTATGAGTCGCCGGAATCCCGGCATTGCGGCTCTTTCCAGGGGTACCCTCATTGAAAAAGAGACCAATGTGGAAAAAGTCGCTGATTTCGCCGTCGAGTGCGGGGCGGAATGTGCGATCATCGGACCCGAGGCCCCGCTGGAGGCCGGGATCGCCGACCGACTCCTCGAAGGCGGCATCCCCTGTGTCGGCCCCACCAGGATGGCGGCGCGTCTTGAGACCGATAAGGCGTTCTGCCGGGAGATGATGGAGAGGCACGGCATCGCAGGCTGCCCCCATTACCGGGTCTTCCACGATGCCAGGGCTGCTTGTGAGTTTATCGATGCCTATGACGGCGATCTGGCGATCAAACCGATCGGTCTCACCGGCGGCAAGGGCGTCAGGATCATGGGCGAGCAGGTGGACCGCGAGGGCGCTAAAGAATATGCACAAAGCCTTGACGGCAATGTTGTCCTTGAGGAGCGTCTGGTCGGTGAGGAGTTCACCCTGCAGGCCTTTGTCGACGGCAACCACCTTGTGCCGATGCCGCTGGTGCAGGACCACAAGCGGGCATATGAAGGTGACACCGGCCCGAATACCGGTGGGATGGGCACCTACTCACTGGCCGATCACCTGTTGCCGTTTGTGGAAAAACAGGACTATCAGAAGGCGCTCGAGATCATGCGCAGCGCCGTGGCGGCGATGGCCGCGGAAGGCGAACCCTACCGTGGCATCCTCTATGGCCAGTTCATGAACACCGCCGACGGGCCGAAGGTCGTGGAGTTCAACTCGCGGTTTGGCGATCCTGAGGCGATGAACGTTCTTTCCCTGCTCGAATCCGACTTCGCCGATATCATGTTCCGGATCGTCGAGGGGCAACTCTCGTCTGCGGACGTCAGGTTCGCCCCGAAGGCGACTGTCTGCAAATATCTTGTTCCGGACGGATACCCGGATGCACCGATCTCCGGGGCACCGATCACCGTCGGCGATTACGGCGACGCAATCCTCTATTATGCCAGTATCGGCGAGGAAAACGGGCGCCTGACCACCCTCTCCTCCCGGACGATGGCCTTTGTCGGTCTGGGCGATACGCTTGCAGAGGCCGAGGAGCAGGCCGAACACGCCGCCGCATCGGTGAGCGGCGGGGTCTGGCACAGGAGTGATATCGGCAAACCCGCCCTGCTGGAAAAACGGATCGCACATATGAAGGAGATACGATGAAGAAAGACTTTCTGACCTTTCAGGATGTCGACGCTGGCGAGATCGAGGCCCTCCTCGCTGAGGCCGAACGCCTGAAAGCGCTCCAGCACTCCGGCACTCCACATCCCCTCCTGCAGGGCTGCAGCCTGGCAATGATCTTCGAGAAGGCCTCCACCCGCACCCGCGTCTCCTTTGAGGCCGGGATGCACGACCTCGGCGGGAGCGCCCTTTTCCTCAATGCCGCTGACCTGCAGCTCGGCCGCGGTGAACCGGTACGTGATACCGCCCGTGTGCTCTCACGCTATGTCTCGGCGGTGATGATCCGCGCCTATCGGCATGAGACCATCCGTGAGTTTGCTGAGTATGCATCGATCCCGGTCATCAACGGCCTTTCCGATCTTGCACATCCCTGTCAGGTGCTCGCCGATCTCCTCACCCTGAAAGAACGTTTTTCGTCCCTCAAAGGGCTGAAGGTGGCATGGATCGGTGACGGCAACAATGTGTGCAACTCCCTGATCCTGGCCGCGGGGCATATGGGCTTTGACCTCAGGGTGGCATGCCCGCCTGGCTACCGCCCTCCGCAGGGGGTTGTCGATGAGGCGGTTGCCAGGGGTGCGGGCGTAACCTTCTTCGAGACGCCGGAGGAGGCGGCCACAGGGGCGGATGCCCTCTATACCGACGTCTGGGTCTCAATGGGGAGTGAAGCCGAACGAGAGGGGCGCCTGCGTGCCTTCCGCGGCTATACCATCACCTCTGAACTGGTGGCGCTCGCCCGACCGGGGGCTGTTGTGATGCACTGTCTGCCGGCACACCGGGGCGAGGAGATCACCGACGAGGTGATCGAAGGGCCGCAGAGCATTGTCTGGGACCAGGCGGAAAACCGGCTTCATGCCCAGAAGGCGCTTCTGGTCAGGTTGCTCAAAAAATAAAAATCGTTTTTATTCCTCACCGATAAATTCTCGGATGAGGTCGAACATCTCTTTTTCCACCTTTTCGATGACGTCCCGCCTGCCCCTGAAGGCAAGCAGGTCACGCGTATCACCGTCCATGTTGGCAAAGTACATTCTCTCGCTCCGTTCTACGAGTTCGACATCATATTTTCCGATGATATCCCGGATCACGCTTCTCGGAACGCCGGGCGGGATGATCAGATCGAACAGTTCTTCCTCTTCTGCCATTTCCATCCTCATTTTCCAACTTTTATCCGTCTGCTCATGATACATGGTCCGCCCCGGACACCGCCGAGGGGGTTCTTCGGTTTGCCGAGTGAGTTCATGCACCGCCCCATGAGGGCGGCGCCCCGTGCCAGACCGTCATCTACAAAGACCACATGTTCGTGGGGATCCGTAAAAAGACCCCGTTCGGTGATGCCGTCAAGGATATACTGCGGTTTCTTACCGGAGATCGCCGCCCGTCCAGTGAAGCCGATGGAGGCGTTCTCCGGAACCATCCCGAGGTCTGAGGCGACATCGACGAGTCGGAGGGCCATCCGGGCACAGACATGGTCGATGACGTCTGCAAGCATTCCCTTGCCGTGCTTCTCATAGATCTCTGCACCGATCCTATTGAGTTCTCCGGTCTCGCTCCCGTTTTCACCCACGTCGCAACCGATGAGGGCAACCCCGGAATCGTGGGCCACCCGTGAACTCACCGGCACCCTGCCGAACCGTTCGCGGTCGGGCGGTACGACCCTGATATCGATATGGCTATGGATCTCGTCCACATAGTTCCCCATGATCCCGGCGCTGCGACCGACCCGCGAGAGTCCGGCGGCGATACTCCGGTCGCCAAACATGTCCAGGGCCGTCCCGGTCCGCCCCTCGACCTCCCCGGTGCCCCGGACGATGCTATCAGGGATCGCTCCTGCAAGCCCACAGAAATTGCCGATGGTGGAAGCAAACGGGTTTAATTGATCTTTTCCGACATCTGAAGTGATCCTGCCGTCAAGGGTGGTGCCGAAGTCGATGGAGACGCAGGGATTTCGAAAATCGACCGGGGTGTTCTTTGCACCCTCCTTGATCCCGGCCATG
Coding sequences within it:
- the pyrC gene encoding dihydroorotase, with product MSDPAECVIRNAVLPSGRVADLVLGGGRLLHIGAGVRADETIDASGLICVPGAVDMHTHLRGGPQRAKEDWKSGTMSALFGGVTVVVDQPNTVPPLVDPAAFAARVAEARENALCAFGVNGGVVAGADLPALWRAGALAFGEIFAGPSSYGAAVPLPVLAESFTAIQGLGALATIHAEDPLPGAPEDLRDHDRLRPAATEAAAVQDVCTITPPGLSIHFCHMSTAAAVDAACGSVEVTPHHLFLSLEGFEADDTHARMNPPLRSEIERKGLWSRWERIDAVASDHAPHTAAEKAVTFADAPSGVPGVETMVPLLMAAVLGKRISLSSLIQKTALNPARILGIIPAGFTPGERADFAFYPRRTERIEPDHLHTKCEWTPFEGMEASFPQYVVMEGRCTVRNGDLLPTRGRWIPGGGYIGTADR
- a CDS encoding DUF167 domain-containing protein, with amino-acid sequence MTVFTDAISGSDDHAVIALDVSAGAKKERFPAGYNEWRKAIVCHVSAPAVGGKANRAIIACVADALGVRTSAVSILSGATSTQKRVEVRGISRDSVAQILKNLLS
- the dnaG gene encoding DNA primase DnaG; the encoded protein is MYSSDTTKYLIHINLHAEGVVEKPDVVGAIFGQTEGLLGEDLDLRDLQRTGRVGRIDVHITSRKGETRGEILISSSLDRAETAVLAASLETIDRVGPCIAHATVERIEDIRVTKRKKIVNRAKELLLTHFDETSIDSTELLDDVRESMRIEKIGVLGDERVPAGPNVLDSDAIIVVEGRADVINLLRYGIKNAVAVEGTKVPAVITKLCEIKTATAFLDGDRGGDLILRELLQVADIDYVAFCPRGKSVEEITRKEIIKSLRNKVPVEYLKDQLIEEEEKPSHEPQIPVQETDVIVSETNGGQKDVAVSDRPASPEMTLEKQMQEVEGRHVARFLTSDYALIGEVNAEEVEQAIERIDGDAAGVVIDRTVDQKLIDTFLLKGVEFVGAPEFKDIVKRPLSLRLMKIRKGEN
- a CDS encoding UPF0058 family protein, producing MHKEELITLHQILVEIKDYFEMMNPELKFPQYYALKINPSQIHKSKLEHKHAIFVLGQELANAMKDIEFTGSARISARMKDLAERTEKELERNIE
- a CDS encoding ATP-grasp domain-containing protein, with amino-acid sequence MIRIVPKPTDTPDDNSTGAVIRELERAGASYSLLDLDRIDPLASDLSGDVIWVCGMKQDIHQFECLDILSIENDVVNPPDAIATCASKVKTTALLLRAGIPSPETLFTASLDLAADFFARHGRVVSKPVYGYDGIDVRLVDSLADLGAPPYYLQEYVPNDRDFRVFVIEGKGVGAICRQSPHLTHNIHQGGTGTPVEVDPLMQEIAGGAAGAVGAHYCGVDLLPQNGSYTAIEVNGTPNWHCMSAPIPRLMAEYLLEKERESRR
- a CDS encoding ornithine cyclodeaminase family protein — encoded protein: MRYIPGGAGLLRPDEVNAEIERVFREYGEGRVQMPPKIYVTFEQGDFRTMPAYLPGMGIAGVKIVNVHPENPSRGLPTVMALTVILDPETGVPQAVLNATELTDMRTGAAGAVAARHLSPRQEVVLGVVGSGRQALAQVNAIREVLEIQEVRVWSRTDANARRFCRQIPDIPSSAGSVKHACDADVIVTTTPSRTPVVRSEWVNEGTHINAIGADAPGKQELDPALLLRSSVFVDDLEQALHSGEINVPIAQGIFSADRIAGTLGDIVCGRKKRTSNDEITIFDSTGLAIQDLAIASLVMAKGDGIDLPFP
- the tes gene encoding tetraether lipid synthase Tes, yielding MLLKNTKSLCPVCRKVLDAEIFEEDGKVWIGRTCPEHGYAKNLYWSDVEMYRRFDTYEKIGSGIINPRQVSGADECPGACGLCSNHRSGTLLANIDLTNRCNLNCDFCFANARACGFVYEPTFEEVVGMMTMLRDEKPVPPPAVQFSGGEPTLHKDLLEIIRKAKELGFSQVQMASNGIKLAKDVEFVRKLKEAGLSTLYLHFDGVTPETNHILPTSLKAVENCEKVGLGVVLVPTVINGRNDSELGAILKFAAKHISVVRGVNFQPVAFTGAASEDDIKRERITIPDLADRMEEQTGGIIKKSHFYPVPCVMPISDLVETYTGKPVVRFTTHQHCGAATYVFVTEDGLVPINEMVNVDGFFEAIEKMTEKLKGGGKINKYRALLEGVKDMGVSATGGEHSETARFWKLLGKTLISQNFDALREFHWNALFIGTMHFMDNYNYDLSRVQRCCIHYATPDGRMIPFCTYNSGPVYREEVWKKFAKE
- a CDS encoding CDP-2,3-bis-(O-geranylgeranyl)-sn-glycerol synthase, producing the protein MMPAYVPNSAAAALGGGTPVDFGRRWSDGRRILGDGKTWRGFALGVAAGVGVGLVEIWAQTAFNLSSLPEHTVLTVFLFAAGALLGDMVKSFFKRRFGKERGEEWLIADQYDFVIGAFVLTAIFQWTWLAENLDLMVLIWILVLTPLLHRLANIIGYLAGVKDVPW
- the pyrE gene encoding orotate phosphoribosyltransferase, giving the protein MVITVAEALKSHGAIEFGDFVLASGARSSYYLDIKTAITDPALLRMISVAFAQKFSFDVVAGVAVGAVPLAVGVSLASEKPYAIIRKEEKTHGKSGVVIGDVQGKRVLLVEDVTTSGGSALYGARVLKEAGATVVAVAPVVDRESGATEAFAREGIDLRPLTTISEIMGL
- the purD gene encoding phosphoribosylamine--glycine ligase, which translates into the protein MDMKILVVGGGGREHAIARALSCNSDVALFSVMSRRNPGIAALSRGTLIEKETNVEKVADFAVECGAECAIIGPEAPLEAGIADRLLEGGIPCVGPTRMAARLETDKAFCREMMERHGIAGCPHYRVFHDARAACEFIDAYDGDLAIKPIGLTGGKGVRIMGEQVDREGAKEYAQSLDGNVVLEERLVGEEFTLQAFVDGNHLVPMPLVQDHKRAYEGDTGPNTGGMGTYSLADHLLPFVEKQDYQKALEIMRSAVAAMAAEGEPYRGILYGQFMNTADGPKVVEFNSRFGDPEAMNVLSLLESDFADIMFRIVEGQLSSADVRFAPKATVCKYLVPDGYPDAPISGAPITVGDYGDAILYYASIGEENGRLTTLSSRTMAFVGLGDTLAEAEEQAEHAAASVSGGVWHRSDIGKPALLEKRIAHMKEIR